A single genomic interval of Streptococcus oralis subsp. dentisani harbors:
- the trpX gene encoding tryptophan ABC transporter substrate-binding protein — protein sequence MKNKRLIGIIAGLAVLVVASLIYSSMNKPAAKVEQKVAKVGVLQFVSHPSLDLIYQGIQDGLAEEGYKDDQVKIDFMNSEGDQSKVATMSKQLVANGNDVVVGIATPAAQGLASATKDLPVIMAAITDPIGANLVKDLKKPGGNITGVSDHNPAEQQVELIKTLTPNVKTIGALYSSSEDNSKTQVEEFKAYAEKAGLTVETFAVPSTNEIASTVNVMTSKVDAIWVPIDNTIASAFSTVVSSNQTAKKPIYPSATAMVEAGGLASVVVDQHDLGVATGKMIAKVLKGEKPADTPVNVFSTGKSVINKKLAQELGITTPESVLKEAGQVIE from the coding sequence ATGAAAAATAAACGTTTAATTGGAATTATCGCTGGATTAGCAGTATTGGTAGTAGCTAGTTTGATCTATTCATCTATGAACAAGCCAGCAGCTAAGGTGGAGCAAAAAGTTGCTAAGGTTGGTGTCCTTCAGTTTGTTAGCCACCCCTCTTTAGACTTGATTTACCAAGGAATTCAAGATGGACTAGCTGAAGAAGGCTATAAGGACGACCAAGTAAAAATCGACTTTATGAACTCTGAAGGTGATCAGAGCAAGGTTGCAACCATGAGTAAACAGTTAGTAGCAAATGGAAACGATGTAGTTGTTGGGATTGCAACACCAGCAGCTCAAGGACTTGCAAGTGCTACTAAAGATCTACCAGTTATCATGGCTGCTATTACAGACCCAATCGGTGCTAACTTGGTCAAAGATTTGAAAAAACCAGGTGGCAACATCACAGGGGTATCAGACCACAACCCTGCTGAACAACAAGTAGAGTTGATAAAAACCCTCACACCAAATGTCAAAACAATCGGCGCTCTTTACTCAAGTAGCGAAGATAACTCAAAAACACAGGTAGAAGAATTCAAGGCTTATGCTGAAAAAGCAGGTTTGACAGTCGAAACCTTTGCCGTTCCATCAACCAATGAAATTGCTTCAACAGTTAATGTCATGACAAGTAAGGTTGATGCGATTTGGGTTCCAATTGACAACACCATCGCATCCGCATTCTCAACAGTTGTTTCAAGCAACCAAACAGCTAAAAAGCCAATCTACCCAAGTGCCACTGCCATGGTAGAAGCGGGAGGATTAGCATCTGTAGTAGTTGACCAACACGATCTTGGAGTGGCTACTGGTAAAATGATTGCCAAAGTTTTGAAAGGTGAAAAACCAGCTGATACGCCAGTTAATGTCTTTTCAACTGGTAAGTCAGTGATTAACAAAAAACTAGCGCAGGAACTTGGTATCACCACTCCTGAGTCCGTTCTAAAAGAAGCAGGACAAGTGATTGAATAA
- the ppc gene encoding phosphoenolpyruvate carboxylase, with protein MSLQKLENYSNKAVVQEEVLILTELLEDITKNMLAPETFDKIMQLKDLSTSEDYQGLNKLVTSLSNEEMIYISRYFSILPLLINISEDVDLAFEINHQNNVDQDYLGKLSTTIKMVAEKENAAAILEQLNVVPVLTAHPTQVQRKSMLDLTNHIHTLLRKYRDVKLGLINKEKWHTDLRRYIEIIMQTDMIREKKLKVTNEITNVMEYYQSSFLNAVPRLTAEYKKLAKEQGIELQHPKPITMGMWIGGDRDGNPFVTAETLNKSALTQCEVIMNYYDEKIYNLYREFSLSTSIVNVSDKVREMALKSQDNSIYREKELYRRALFDIQAKMQATKTYLIEDKDVHPRYATADEFYQDLLAIRDSLLENKGEYLISGEFVELMQAVEIFGFYLASIDMRQDSSVHEACVAELLASAGINDHYSDLSEDEKCALLLKELEEDPRILSATHAEKSELLEKELSIFKAARKLKDKLGENVIRQTIISHATSVSDMLELAIMLKEVGLVDAQKARVQIVPLFETIEDLDHSEETMRRYFSLPLAKKWIASKDNYQEIMLGYSDSNKDGGYLSSCWTLYKAQQQLTAIGDEFGVKVTFFHGRGGTVGRGGGPTYEAITSQPLKSIKDRIRLTEQGEVIGNKYGNKDAAYYNLEMLVSAAINRMITKKKSDTNTSNRYEAIMDQVVDRSYDIYRDLVFGNEHFYDYFFESSPIKAISSFNIGSRPAARKTITEIGGLRAIPWVFSWSQSRVMFPGWYGVGSSFKEFIDQDPKNIEILRDMYQNWPFFQSLLSNVDMVLSKSNMNIAFEYAKLCEDEEVQAIYYTILDEWQLTKDVILAIEGYDELLAENSYLKDSLNYRMPYFNILNYIQLELIKRQRRGELSADEERLIHTTINGIATGLRNSG; from the coding sequence ATGTCACTTCAAAAATTAGAAAACTATAGCAATAAAGCAGTCGTCCAAGAAGAAGTCTTGATTTTGACAGAGCTATTAGAAGACATCACAAAAAATATGCTTGCGCCTGAGACTTTTGATAAAATCATGCAGTTGAAGGATTTGTCTACAAGCGAAGACTATCAAGGACTCAATAAATTGGTGACCAGCCTTTCAAACGAGGAAATGATCTATATTTCTCGCTATTTCTCAATCCTTCCACTCTTGATCAATATCTCTGAAGATGTGGATTTGGCTTTTGAGATCAATCATCAAAATAATGTGGACCAGGACTATCTAGGAAAACTGTCAACAACCATTAAGATGGTGGCTGAAAAAGAAAACGCGGCTGCAATTTTGGAGCAGCTGAATGTGGTTCCAGTTTTGACGGCCCACCCGACTCAAGTACAACGCAAGAGTATGCTGGATTTAACCAATCATATCCATACACTCTTACGGAAGTACCGTGATGTCAAACTCGGCTTGATCAACAAAGAAAAATGGCACACAGATCTCCGTCGTTACATTGAAATTATCATGCAAACGGACATGATTCGCGAGAAGAAATTGAAGGTAACCAACGAAATCACCAACGTGATGGAGTACTATCAGAGTTCTTTCTTGAATGCTGTTCCACGTTTGACGGCTGAGTATAAAAAATTAGCTAAAGAACAAGGTATCGAGCTCCAACATCCAAAACCGATTACAATGGGGATGTGGATCGGAGGAGACCGTGATGGAAATCCTTTCGTAACAGCGGAAACCCTCAACAAATCAGCCTTGACTCAGTGCGAAGTCATCATGAACTACTACGATGAGAAGATTTATAACCTCTATCGTGAATTCTCACTTTCAACCAGTATTGTGAATGTTAGTGACAAGGTTCGTGAGATGGCGCTCAAGTCTCAAGATAATTCCATTTATCGTGAAAAAGAACTCTATCGTCGTGCCCTCTTTGACATCCAAGCTAAGATGCAGGCAACCAAGACCTATCTTATCGAAGACAAGGATGTTCATCCAAGATATGCTACTGCAGATGAATTTTACCAAGATTTATTGGCCATCCGAGATTCTCTATTAGAGAACAAAGGTGAGTACCTGATTTCAGGAGAATTTGTAGAGTTGATGCAGGCGGTTGAAATCTTTGGCTTCTATCTTGCCTCTATCGACATGCGCCAAGATTCTAGTGTTCATGAAGCCTGTGTGGCAGAATTGCTAGCATCCGCAGGTATCAACGACCACTATAGCGATCTGTCTGAAGATGAAAAATGCGCCCTCCTATTAAAAGAATTGGAAGAAGACCCTCGTATCCTCTCAGCGACTCATGCTGAAAAGTCAGAACTGCTTGAAAAAGAACTCTCTATCTTTAAAGCCGCTCGCAAGTTGAAGGATAAATTAGGTGAAAACGTCATCCGTCAAACCATCATCTCTCACGCAACAAGTGTATCCGATATGCTAGAACTTGCAATTATGCTTAAGGAAGTCGGCTTGGTAGATGCTCAAAAAGCCCGCGTTCAGATTGTTCCCCTCTTTGAAACGATCGAAGACTTGGATCACTCGGAAGAAACCATGAGAAGATATTTCTCTCTTCCTTTGGCTAAAAAATGGATTGCTTCAAAAGACAACTACCAAGAAATCATGCTTGGCTACTCTGATAGTAACAAGGACGGTGGTTACCTGTCATCATGTTGGACTCTATATAAAGCTCAACAGCAACTGACTGCTATTGGAGACGAATTTGGCGTTAAAGTTACCTTCTTCCACGGTCGTGGTGGTACCGTGGGTCGTGGTGGTGGCCCAACTTATGAAGCTATCACATCCCAACCACTCAAGTCTATTAAGGACCGCATCCGTCTGACTGAGCAGGGAGAAGTGATTGGAAACAAATACGGAAACAAAGACGCTGCCTATTATAACCTTGAAATGTTGGTTTCTGCAGCTATTAACCGTATGATTACCAAGAAGAAGAGTGATACTAACACATCAAATCGTTATGAAGCTATCATGGATCAAGTAGTGGACCGCAGCTACGATATCTACCGTGATTTGGTCTTTGGAAATGAACATTTCTATGACTATTTCTTTGAATCAAGTCCAATCAAGGCTATTTCAAGCTTTAATATCGGTTCGCGTCCAGCAGCTCGTAAGACTATTACAGAAATCGGTGGTTTGCGTGCCATCCCTTGGGTCTTCTCATGGTCACAAAGTCGTGTCATGTTTCCTGGATGGTACGGTGTGGGATCAAGCTTTAAAGAATTTATTGATCAAGATCCAAAGAATATTGAGATTCTTCGTGACATGTACCAAAACTGGCCTTTCTTCCAATCTCTGCTCTCTAATGTGGACATGGTCTTGTCTAAGTCCAACATGAACATTGCCTTTGAATATGCCAAGCTCTGTGAGGATGAAGAAGTGCAAGCCATCTATTACACCATTTTAGATGAATGGCAATTGACCAAGGACGTTATTCTAGCCATCGAAGGTTATGACGAACTCTTGGCGGAGAACTCTTACCTAAAAGACAGTCTAAACTATCGTATGCCTTACTTTAATATCCTTAACTACATCCAGTTGGAGTTGATCAAACGTCAACGTCGTGGTGAATTGTCAGCAGACGAAGAAAGACTGATTCATACAACTATTAACGGAATTGCAACCGGTTTGCGTAATTCAGGCTGA
- the ftsW gene encoding cell division peptidoglycan polymerase FtsW — protein MKISKRHLLNYSILIPYLLLSILGLIVVYSTTSATLIQEGKSALQLARNQGMFWVVSLVLIALIYKLKLGFLRNERLIFIVMFVEMILLALARLIGTPVNGAYGWISVGPVTIQPAEYLKIIIIWYLAHRFSKQQDEIAVYDFQVLTQNQWLPRAFNDWRFVLLVLIGSLGIFPDLGNATILVLVSLLMYTVSGIAYRWFSTILTLLAGSSILVLSVIRLVGVEKFSQIPVFGYVAKRFSAFFNPFNDLAGAGHQLANSYYAMVNGGWFGLGLGNSIEKRGYLPEAHTDFVFSIVIEEFGFVGAGMILALLFFLILRIILVGIRAKDPFNSMVAIGVGGMILVQVFVNIGGISGLIPSTGVTFPFLSQGGNSLLVLSVAIAFVLNIDASEKRAKLIREYEGQTSVAL, from the coding sequence ATGAAAATTAGTAAAAGGCACCTATTGAACTATTCCATTTTGATTCCTTACCTCCTTTTATCGATTTTGGGTCTAATTGTTGTTTACTCAACTACGAGTGCTACCTTGATCCAAGAAGGGAAAAGTGCTCTTCAGTTAGCTCGGAACCAAGGAATGTTTTGGGTAGTTAGTTTGGTTTTGATTGCCTTAATTTATAAACTGAAACTTGGTTTTTTAAGAAATGAACGCTTGATTTTTATCGTTATGTTTGTAGAGATGATTCTCCTAGCTTTGGCTCGGCTAATTGGAACCCCAGTCAATGGTGCCTACGGTTGGATTTCTGTAGGACCTGTAACGATTCAGCCTGCTGAATATCTTAAGATTATCATTATTTGGTACCTAGCCCATCGATTCTCAAAACAGCAAGATGAGATAGCTGTTTACGATTTCCAAGTCTTGACTCAGAATCAGTGGTTACCTCGAGCTTTTAACGACTGGCGTTTCGTTTTACTGGTTTTGATTGGTAGTTTGGGAATTTTCCCTGACTTGGGAAATGCGACCATTCTGGTCTTGGTGTCACTGCTTATGTACACAGTTAGTGGAATTGCCTATCGTTGGTTCTCGACTATTCTAACTCTCTTAGCAGGAAGTTCCATTTTAGTCTTGTCTGTCATTCGTCTTGTTGGCGTTGAGAAGTTTTCTCAAATTCCTGTATTTGGTTACGTTGCTAAACGTTTTAGTGCCTTCTTTAATCCCTTTAATGACTTGGCGGGTGCAGGACACCAGCTCGCAAATTCCTACTATGCAATGGTAAATGGTGGCTGGTTTGGACTTGGATTAGGAAATTCCATCGAAAAGCGTGGTTATTTGCCAGAAGCCCACACAGATTTCGTCTTTTCAATTGTCATCGAGGAATTTGGATTTGTAGGAGCGGGTATGATTTTGGCACTCCTCTTCTTCTTGATTTTGAGAATCATCCTAGTCGGTATTCGAGCTAAGGATCCCTTTAACTCCATGGTTGCTATCGGTGTCGGGGGGATGATCCTTGTTCAGGTCTTTGTCAATATCGGTGGAATTTCCGGTTTGATTCCTTCTACAGGGGTAACCTTCCCCTTCCTTTCACAAGGGGGGAATAGTCTCCTAGTCTTATCTGTAGCCATTGCCTTTGTACTAAATATCGATGCCAGCGAAAAACGTGCCAAACTTATCAGAGAATATGAAGGTCAAACTTCTGTTGCTCTATAA
- the prsA gene encoding peptidylprolyl isomerase PrsA codes for MKKKLLAGAITLLSVATLAACSKSSEGADLISMKGDVVTEHQFYEQVKNNPTAQQVLLNMTIQKVFEKQYGSEVTDKEVDDAVAEEQKKYGDSYNSVLQRAGMTPETRKAQIRTSKLVELAVKKAAENELTDEAYQKAFESYTPDVTAQIIRMDNEDKAKEVLEKAKAAGADFAQLAKDNSNDDKTKENGGEITFDSASTELPEQVKKAAFALDVNGVSDVITATGTQAYSTQYYIIKLTKKTEKSSNLDDYKEKLKTVILTQKQNDSSFVQSVIGKEFQAANIKVKDPVFQNIFAQYVGGADSNSSSSSSAE; via the coding sequence ATGAAGAAAAAACTATTGGCAGGAGCCATTACCTTATTATCTGTAGCGACTTTGGCTGCTTGTTCAAAAAGTTCTGAAGGGGCTGACCTCATCAGCATGAAGGGTGATGTCGTCACTGAACACCAATTTTATGAACAAGTCAAAAACAATCCAACTGCGCAACAAGTCTTGCTTAATATGACCATCCAAAAAGTATTTGAAAAACAATATGGTTCAGAAGTGACTGACAAAGAGGTGGATGATGCCGTTGCTGAGGAACAAAAGAAATACGGCGATAGCTACAACAGCGTACTTCAACGTGCGGGTATGACTCCTGAGACTCGTAAAGCTCAAATTCGCACAAGTAAGTTGGTCGAATTGGCAGTTAAAAAAGCAGCAGAAAATGAATTGACAGACGAAGCTTACCAAAAAGCTTTTGAGTCTTATACACCAGATGTAACAGCTCAGATCATCCGTATGGATAATGAAGACAAAGCAAAAGAAGTGCTTGAAAAAGCAAAAGCAGCAGGAGCTGATTTTGCTCAGTTGGCAAAAGACAACTCAAATGATGACAAGACAAAAGAAAATGGTGGCGAAATCACTTTTGACTCGGCTTCTACAGAACTTCCAGAACAAGTCAAGAAGGCGGCCTTTGCCTTGGATGTGAATGGTGTCTCTGATGTTATCACAGCGACTGGAACACAAGCCTACAGTACCCAATACTACATTATTAAGCTAACCAAGAAAACAGAAAAATCATCAAACCTAGATGATTACAAAGAAAAATTGAAAACAGTCATTTTGACGCAGAAACAAAACGATTCATCTTTCGTTCAGAGCGTTATCGGAAAAGAATTCCAAGCTGCAAATATTAAAGTGAAAGATCCTGTTTTCCAAAATATCTTTGCCCAATACGTTGGTGGTGCAGACTCAAACTCAAGCAGTAGCTCATCAGCAGAATAA
- a CDS encoding O-methyltransferase: MVESYSKNANHNMRRPVVKEDIVELMRQRQKQVTGSLKELETFARKENIPIIPHETVAYFRFLMETMQPKNILEIGTAIGFSALLMAEHAPDAKITTIDRNPEMIGFAKENFAQFDSRKQITLLEGDAVDVLSTLTETYDFVFMDSAKSKYIVFLPEILKHLEVGGVVVLDDIFQGGDVAKDIMEVRRGQRTIYKGLQRLFDATLDNPGLTATLVPLGDGILMLRKNVADVQLPESE; the protein is encoded by the coding sequence ATGGTAGAGTCTTACAGTAAAAATGCCAACCATAACATGCGTCGTCCCGTCGTCAAGGAAGACATCGTAGAACTCATGCGCCAGCGTCAAAAGCAGGTGACAGGCTCCCTGAAAGAATTGGAGACCTTCGCTCGTAAGGAAAATATTCCCATTATTCCTCATGAAACAGTTGCCTACTTCCGTTTTCTCATGGAAACTATGCAACCTAAGAACATTTTGGAAATTGGAACAGCTATCGGTTTTTCGGCCCTCTTGATGGCGGAACACGCGCCAGATGCCAAGATTACAACCATTGACCGTAATCCAGAAATGATTGGTTTTGCCAAGGAAAACTTTGCCCAGTTTGACAGTCGCAAGCAAATCACCTTACTTGAAGGTGATGCTGTTGATGTTTTATCTACTCTGACGGAGACTTATGACTTTGTCTTTATGGATTCGGCCAAGTCAAAGTACATCGTCTTTCTGCCTGAAATCCTCAAGCACTTGGAAGTCGGTGGAGTGGTGGTCTTGGATGATATTTTCCAAGGAGGAGATGTTGCCAAGGATATCATGGAAGTCCGCCGGGGTCAACGCACCATTTATAAAGGTTTGCAGAGACTTTTCGACGCAACTTTAGACAATCCAGGTCTAACAGCGACTCTAGTTCCACTTGGGGACGGCATTCTCATGCTGAGAAAAAATGTAGCAGATGTGCAGCTTCCTGAGAGTGAATGA
- the pepF gene encoding oligoendopeptidase F has product MVLQRHEINEKDTWDLSTIYPTDQAWEEALKDLTEKVQIASQYEGHLLDSADSLLEITEFSLDLERQVEKLYVYAHMKNDQDTREAKYQEYYAKAMTLYSQLEQAFSFYEPEFMEISEEQYAAFLEAQPKLQVYKHFFDKLLQKKDHVLSQREEELLAGAGEIFGAASETFAILDNADISFPYVLDDEGKEVQLSHGTYIRLMESKNREVRRGAYEALYATYEQFQHTYAKTLQTNVKVQNYRAKVRNYKSARHAALAANFVPESVYDNLVAAVRKHLPLLHRYLDLRSKILGISDLKMYDVYTPLSSVEYSFTYEEALKKAEEALAILGDDYLSRVKRAFSERWIDVYENQGKRSGAYSGGSYDTNAFMLLNWQDNLDNLFTLVHETGHSMHSSYTRETQPYVYGDYSIFLAEIASTTNENILTEKLLEEVEDDATRFAILNNFLDGFRGTVFRQTQFAEFEHAIHQADQNGEVLTSDFLNKLYADLNQEYYGLSKEDNPQIQYEWARIPHFYYNYYVYQYSTGFAAASALAEKIVHGSQEDRDRYIDYLKAGKSDYPLNVMRKAGVDMEKEDYLNDAFAVFERRLNEFEALVEKLGLA; this is encoded by the coding sequence ATGGTATTACAACGACATGAAATAAATGAAAAAGATACATGGGATCTTTCAACAATCTACCCAACAGACCAGGCTTGGGAAGAAGCCTTGAAAGATTTAACTGAAAAAGTACAAATAGCATCTCAGTATGAGGGACATCTCTTGGACAGCGCAGACAGTTTGCTTGAGATCACAGAATTCTCACTCGACTTGGAACGCCAAGTTGAAAAGCTTTATGTCTATGCACATATGAAAAATGACCAAGATACGCGTGAAGCCAAGTATCAAGAGTACTATGCTAAGGCAATGACCCTATACAGTCAGTTAGAACAAGCCTTTTCATTCTATGAACCTGAGTTTATGGAGATTAGCGAAGAGCAGTATGCGGCCTTCCTAGAAGCTCAACCAAAACTCCAAGTTTACAAGCACTTTTTTGACAAGCTCTTGCAAAAGAAAGACCATGTTCTTTCGCAACGTGAGGAAGAATTACTTGCTGGAGCAGGAGAAATCTTCGGCGCTGCTAGTGAAACCTTCGCTATTTTGGACAATGCGGATATTAGCTTCCCATACGTTCTTGATGATGAAGGCAAGGAAGTGCAACTCTCACATGGTACTTACATCCGTTTGATGGAGTCTAAAAACCGTGAAGTGCGCCGTGGTGCTTATGAAGCCCTTTATGCGACTTACGAGCAATTCCAACACACCTACGCTAAGACTTTGCAGACAAATGTTAAGGTGCAAAACTACCGCGCAAAAGTTCGCAACTATAAGAGTGCTCGCCATGCAGCCCTCGCAGCCAACTTTGTTCCAGAAAGTGTCTATGACAATCTAGTAGCAGCAGTTCGCAAGCACTTGCCACTCTTGCATCGTTACCTTGATCTTCGTTCAAAAATCTTAGGTATTTCTGATCTCAAGATGTACGATGTCTACACTCCACTGTCTTCAGTAGAATACAGCTTTACTTATGAGGAAGCCTTGAAAAAGGCAGAAGAAGCCTTGGCGATCTTGGGTGATGACTACTTGAGCCGTGTCAAACGCGCCTTCAGTGAGCGTTGGATTGATGTCTATGAAAACCAAGGCAAGCGCTCTGGTGCCTACTCTGGTGGTTCCTATGATACCAATGCCTTTATGCTTCTCAACTGGCAGGACAATCTAGACAATCTCTTTACCCTTGTCCACGAAACGGGTCACAGTATGCACTCGAGCTATACTCGTGAAACCCAACCATATGTTTACGGAGATTACTCTATCTTCTTGGCTGAGATTGCCTCAACAACCAACGAAAATATCTTGACAGAGAAATTATTGGAGGAAGTAGAAGACGATGCGACTCGCTTTGCTATCCTTAATAACTTTTTGGACGGTTTCCGTGGAACAGTCTTCCGTCAAACTCAATTCGCTGAGTTTGAACATGCTATCCACCAAGCAGACCAAAATGGAGAAGTCTTGACAAGTGATTTCCTCAATAAACTATACGCAGACTTGAACCAAGAGTACTATGGACTCAGCAAGGAAGACAATCCTCAGATCCAATACGAGTGGGCACGCATTCCACACTTCTACTATAACTACTATGTTTATCAGTATTCGACTGGTTTTGCAGCTGCTTCAGCCTTGGCTGAAAAGATTGTCCATGGTAGTCAAGAAGATCGTGACCGCTATATCGACTACCTCAAAGCAGGTAAATCAGACTATCCACTCAATGTTATGAGAAAAGCGGGTGTTGATATGGAAAAAGAAGACTATCTTAACGATGCCTTTGCAGTCTTTGAACGCCGCTTGAACGAGTTTGAAGCCCTTGTTGAAAAATTAGGACTAGCTTAA